A DNA window from Phaenicophaeus curvirostris isolate KB17595 chromosome 11, BPBGC_Pcur_1.0, whole genome shotgun sequence contains the following coding sequences:
- the LSMEM2 gene encoding leucine-rich single-pass membrane protein 2, with protein MPREAGEDSMGRAEGAAPAEPGDPDGSEMGAISLRPVESISDLHWASGGHKGIEGNGPALSSSLCQPPPRPAPPSPVPLLPTLRPVPAAGPCPCLGPGHLVLLALLGFLALVSLILATLAVYLSVLQSQSVRALAQWLESQEDAVRQLRAASRQLWARFNTSTEPSGHR; from the exons AtgcccagggaggctggagAAG ACAGCATGGGAAGGGCTGAGGGTGCCGCGCCGGCAGAGCCCGGAGACCCCGACGGCAGCGAGATGGGAGCCATCAGCCTGCGCCCCGTCGAGTCCATCAGTGACCTGCACTGGGCGTCCGGCGGGCACAAGGGCATCGAGG GCAACGGCCCAGCTCTCtccagcagcctgtgccagcccccgcctcgccccgcgccccccagccccgtgcCGCTCCTGCCCACCCTGCGCCCCGTGCCCGCTGCCGGCCCCTGCCCCTGCCTCGGCCCCGGCCACCTCGtgctcctggccctgctgggcTTCCTGGCCTTGGTGAGCCTGATCCTGGCCACGCTGGCCGTCTACCTGAGTG TCCTGCAGAGCCAGTCCGTGCGGGCGCTGGCCCAGTGGCTGGAGAGCCAGGAGGACGCCGTGCGCCAGCTGCGGGCGGCCAGCAGGCAGCTCTGGGCTCGCTTCAACACCAGCACCGAGCCCAGCGGGCACCGCTGA